TATCTGCGTAAATACGGCAAGTACACCATCCCCCAGTTCATGGCCGACCGTTACTACTCCAATACCATCCGCGTTGTCTCGCTGCTGTGCGCCATCTTCGTCTCCTTCACCTACGTTGCCGGCCAGATGCGCGGCGTCGGCGTCGTCTTCTCCCGCTTCATGGGCCTCTCCATCAACATGGGGGTCGTCGTCGGCATGGCGCTGGTCTTCTTCTATGCCACCCTCGGTGGCATGAAAGGGATCACCTACACTCAGGTCGCCCAGTACGTCGTCCTTATCACAGCCTACTTGGTTCCGGCGATCTTTATCTCGATGATGTTCACCGGTAACCCGATCCCTCAGCTCGGCTTCGGCTCGTCGATCACCGCCGAAGGCGCTGCCATACTGGGCGATCCTTCGACCCAGGGGAAATACCTCCTCGATGTCCTCAACGGTATCCAGTCCGATCTTGGTTTTGCTCAATATACCTCCGGCGTTCGCCCACGTATTGACGTCTGGTTCATCACCATGTCGCTGATGATCGGTACCGCCGGTCTGCCACATATTCTTATCCGCTTCTTCACCGTGCCGAAGATGCGTGATGCTCGTTCTTCTGCCGGCTGGGCACTGATCTTCATTGCTCTCCTTTACACCACGGCCCCGGCGATTGCTGTCTTTGCCCGCACCAACTTCGTCAAATCGATCCATAACGTCGAGTATACTAACGCTCCCTCCTGGTTCAAGAACTGGGAAAAGACCAAACTCGTCGCCTGGAAAGACAAGAACGGCGACGGCATCATGCAGATTGCCAAAGGCGCCTGGGATAGTGACAAGAGCACCAACGAAGTCAAGATTGACCAAGACATCATGGTCCTCGCCAACCCGGAGATCGCCAAACTGCCTAACTGGGTCGTCGGCCTGATCGGCGCTGGTGGTCTCGCAGCAGCTCTCTCCACGGCAGCTGGTCTCCTCCTGGTTATTTCCGCCGCTATTTCGCATGACCTGATGAAGGGTATTCTGACTCCTAACATGTCCGAGAGCGCCGAGCTCTGGTGGGCGCGTGGTGCAGCTGGTGTTGCTGTCTGTATCGCCGGTCTCTTCGGTATCTATCCACCGGGCTTTGTCGCTCAGGTCGTCGCCTTTGCCTTCGGTCTGGCGGCTGCCTCCTTCTTTCCCTGTCTCCTCATGGGGATCTTTAACAAGAAGGCGAATAAAGAAGGGGCGATTGCCGGCATGCTCGTCGGTATCATCTTCGTCGCCGCTTACATCAGCTACTTCAAATTCGTTAATCCGGCAGTCAATAATAAAGACGGCTGGTGGTTCGGCATCTCTCCCGAAGGGATCGGCACCGTCGGCGCCGCCCTCAACTTCCTCACCATGTGGGTTGTCGGCAAGTTTACCCCGGAACCGCCCCAGGAGATTCAGGACCTGGTCGGCAGCCTCCGTTATCCGGGCAAACTGGTAGTTCCGCCGTCATCTCATTAAGCTGTAATCTTTCACCTTTGTTCCTTCTGTGAACACTTCCCTCCCCCGCTTCGGGGGAGGGGAATTTTTATAAACCGCCCGCATTTTCTTCTCTATTCATCAGCGCAAGGAGTATGGTATGGATGTCGCCGCATCGACAATGGAGAGCAATGGAAACATGATCGTCAAGATGATTCGCCGCTTTAACGCTGCCATAATTTATTTCATTATGAGCATCAAGCTACGGGCAATCGGTGCGACCCTCCTCGGCAGTTTTGCCGGTTTAAGCCTGACCACCACCATCATCCCGACAGCCTTGACCACGATGCTGGGGATGGACACTTATTTAAGTCGCTGGGGGCTCGGCGGCTTTGCTGTCTACTCAATGATGGCCTGGGCGGTGGGCGGCTGGGCGGCACAAAGAAGCGGCAATAAAATGCTCGGCGCCATCATTCTCGGGATCGTCGGCCTCAGCACCGGTCTGCTCTTTATCGCCGTCGGTCTCGGGACGGAGATGAATCTGCTGGTGACCGGTGGCGGAGCGGGTCTTCTCTACGGCACTGTGGGTGGCCTGATTCTCGCGGATGCACTGCGCAGTCCGCCTGTCGATGAAAACGACCCTGATTCTGCCTCAAGAGGGACAATCGGTGGGATGGGAATCTTCCGCTATTTCAATAAATAGAGCCTCATGTAAGTCCCAAAAATGCCCACGCGGCTCAATAGAAAGAAAACAGAACATCTGCCATGTCTGCATCTGAAATTTTGAAAGACGCCTGCAATATAATATTCCGGAGATTGTCATGCTCACTGCTATCGTCGTCGTCTTTGTCATCGCCTACGCCGCCATCGCTCTCGAACATCCCCTCAAGATCAACAAGAGTGCTTCGGCGCTGATCGGCGCCGGCCTTCTCTGGACGATCTATGCCCTGTCGACTGGCGACCATCATCTCGTCGGAGAGCAGCTCAACGAATCGCTGGCCGCGACAGCACAGATCATCTTCTTCCTCCTTGGGGCCATGACCATTGTTGAAGTGGTTGACGCCCACAACGGCTTTGAAGTCATCACTTCACGGATCAAGACGACCAAACTTTCCACCCTGATGTGGCTGGTCGGTTTTATTACCTTCTTCCTCAGCGCCATCCTTGACAACCTCACCACCACCATCGTCATGGTTTCGCTGATGAAGAAGCTTCTTGACAAGCATGATGATCGTCTTTTCTTTGCCGGCATCATCGTCATTGCCGCCAATGCCGGCGGTGCTTGGACCCCGATTGGCGACGTGACGACGACCATGCTCTGGATCGGCGGCCAGATCACCACTTTGGCGATCATCAAAGGGGTTTTTATCGCCTCGTTGATCAATATGCTGGTACCACTGGCGATCACCAGTTATCTCCTGCGCGGTCGTGAA
This window of the Deltaproteobacteria bacterium HGW-Deltaproteobacteria-4 genome carries:
- a CDS encoding cation acetate symporter: MSILTWTWILTGLSFALYIYIAYACRAKSTGDFYAAEQSVPAVLNGMATGADWMSAASFISMAGLISFMGRDGSFYLMGWTGGYVLLAMLFGPYLRKYGKYTIPQFMADRYYSNTIRVVSLLCAIFVSFTYVAGQMRGVGVVFSRFMGLSINMGVVVGMALVFFYATLGGMKGITYTQVAQYVVLITAYLVPAIFISMMFTGNPIPQLGFGSSITAEGAAILGDPSTQGKYLLDVLNGIQSDLGFAQYTSGVRPRIDVWFITMSLMIGTAGLPHILIRFFTVPKMRDARSSAGWALIFIALLYTTAPAIAVFARTNFVKSIHNVEYTNAPSWFKNWEKTKLVAWKDKNGDGIMQIAKGAWDSDKSTNEVKIDQDIMVLANPEIAKLPNWVVGLIGAGGLAAALSTAAGLLLVISAAISHDLMKGILTPNMSESAELWWARGAAGVAVCIAGLFGIYPPGFVAQVVAFAFGLAAASFFPCLLMGIFNKKANKEGAIAGMLVGIIFVAAYISYFKFVNPAVNNKDGWWFGISPEGIGTVGAALNFLTMWVVGKFTPEPPQEIQDLVGSLRYPGKLVVPPSSH